A single window of Pseudarthrobacter defluvii DNA harbors:
- a CDS encoding carbohydrate ABC transporter permease: protein MTNMAEDLKAEAPFLGSSAPAAEDRRRTDRKRSPRERKKRTTDVVIYAVLAVLVVALMVPFIWMVSSSLKENNQVLTVPIQWIPSEFVWSNYTDIWTRIPMMGYLQNSLYLAVIITCLQVLTGSLAAYGFSKVRFPGRDVLFLAYIGTIAVPWQAYMVPQYIMMQNLGLTNSFNALILLQAFGAFGVFLMRQYYMTIPDELCEAARIDGLSEYGIWARVILPLSKPALASLALLTFVNTWNDYMGPFIYLTSNRLWTVQLGLRSFVGQFDAEYAMIMTGSVISVIPILAIFLLGQRYFIQGIATSGMKG, encoded by the coding sequence ATGACCAACATGGCCGAAGACCTCAAGGCCGAGGCACCCTTCCTGGGATCCAGCGCCCCTGCCGCGGAAGACCGCCGTCGTACGGACCGCAAGCGCTCTCCGCGCGAGCGTAAGAAGCGCACCACGGACGTGGTGATCTACGCCGTACTCGCCGTCCTGGTGGTGGCGCTGATGGTGCCGTTCATCTGGATGGTGTCCTCCTCGCTGAAGGAGAACAACCAGGTCCTCACCGTCCCCATCCAGTGGATCCCCAGCGAGTTCGTGTGGAGCAACTACACGGACATCTGGACCCGCATCCCCATGATGGGCTACCTGCAGAACTCGCTGTACCTGGCCGTGATCATCACGTGCCTGCAGGTGCTCACCGGCTCGCTGGCCGCATACGGCTTCTCCAAGGTGCGCTTCCCCGGCAGGGACGTGCTGTTCCTGGCATACATCGGCACCATCGCCGTGCCGTGGCAGGCCTACATGGTGCCGCAGTACATCATGATGCAGAACCTGGGCCTGACCAACAGCTTCAACGCCCTGATCCTGCTGCAGGCGTTCGGCGCGTTCGGCGTGTTCCTGATGCGGCAGTACTACATGACCATTCCTGATGAGCTGTGCGAGGCCGCCCGCATCGATGGCCTGAGCGAATACGGCATCTGGGCGCGGGTCATCCTGCCGCTGTCCAAGCCGGCACTGGCCAGCCTGGCGCTGCTGACGTTCGTGAACACCTGGAACGACTACATGGGGCCGTTCATCTACCTCACGTCCAACCGGCTGTGGACGGTCCAGCTGGGCCTGCGCTCCTTTGTGGGCCAGTTCGACGCCGAATACGCCATGATCATGACCGGTTCCGTCATCTCGGTGATCCCCATCCTGGCGATCTTCCTGCTCGGCCAGCGGTACTTCATCCAGGGCATCGCCACGAGCGGCATGAAAGGATGA
- a CDS encoding DUF1345 domain-containing protein, whose translation MESMTAAGDHRRNFNSRAHQSRLRMLVMLAVGLFAGLAYGASGSWAYAPAVGWAAACATYLIWVWSVIGRLGPVATAAHARREDPGRVFSDALILGATVASFAGVGLILLNASNAQGSAKDATVAMALGSIALSWFLVHTLFTLRYAAIYYRDGTGVDFNEESQPRYSDFAYLAFTVGMTFQVSDTDLKTNAIRSTVLRQALLSYLLGAIVLATTINLVSGLIH comes from the coding sequence ATGGAGTCCATGACGGCTGCCGGCGACCACCGCCGGAACTTTAACTCGCGCGCACACCAGTCCCGGCTCCGGATGCTGGTGATGCTCGCCGTCGGCCTCTTTGCAGGCCTGGCCTACGGGGCGTCGGGAAGCTGGGCCTATGCACCTGCGGTCGGGTGGGCCGCCGCCTGTGCGACCTACCTCATCTGGGTGTGGAGCGTCATCGGCAGGCTGGGGCCCGTGGCCACTGCTGCCCATGCCCGGAGGGAGGACCCGGGGCGGGTCTTTTCAGACGCCCTGATCCTTGGAGCCACGGTGGCAAGCTTTGCTGGGGTGGGGCTAATCCTGTTGAACGCCTCCAACGCGCAGGGGTCTGCGAAGGATGCCACGGTAGCCATGGCCCTGGGCAGCATTGCCCTGTCGTGGTTCCTGGTCCACACGCTGTTCACGCTCCGGTACGCCGCCATCTACTACCGCGACGGGACCGGCGTCGACTTCAACGAGGAGTCCCAGCCCCGGTACTCGGACTTCGCCTACCTTGCCTTCACCGTTGGCATGACGTTCCAGGTGTCGGACACCGACCTGAAAACCAACGCCATCCGCTCCACGGTTCTGCGGCAGGCCCTGCTGTCCTACCTCCTGGGAGCTATCGTGCTGGCTACCACCATCAACCTCGTCTCCGGGCTGATCCACTGA
- a CDS encoding ABC transporter substrate-binding protein, with translation MKRTTLAAMALAVTAGLGLTGCAGAAGPAEQQGQEGKTRLTVSVWNYEGTPEFKALFDSYEAANPTVDIEPVDILADDYPQKVTTMLAGGDTTDVLTMKNVIDYARYANNGQLQEINNVVDKVGKDNLAGIDAFDINGKYFAAPYRQDFWLLYYNKDLLKAAGVENPANLTWDEYTALAKKLTTETGGKKVYGTYHHIWRSVVQAIAAAQNSADQNSGDYSFFKDQYNTALDLQKSGATLDFGTAKSQKTSYRTMFESGQAAMMPMGTWYIAGILQAKKDGKSNVNWALAPMPQKSSDGKVTTFGSPTAFAVNKNAAHSDEAKKFIEWAAGEEGAKAISKIGVVPALQNDAVKDAYFKLDGMPTDDLSKKAFTPDQIALEMPVSDKSAATDKVLNQEHDLVMVGERSVDDGTAEMGKRVKSEVLGQ, from the coding sequence ATGAAGCGCACAACCCTCGCCGCCATGGCCCTGGCAGTAACTGCCGGCCTTGGACTCACCGGCTGCGCCGGGGCAGCCGGCCCCGCCGAACAGCAGGGCCAGGAGGGCAAGACCCGCCTCACCGTATCCGTGTGGAACTACGAAGGCACCCCGGAGTTCAAGGCGCTGTTCGACAGCTACGAGGCCGCCAACCCTACCGTGGACATTGAACCCGTCGACATCCTGGCGGACGATTACCCCCAGAAAGTCACCACCATGCTTGCCGGCGGTGACACCACGGACGTCCTGACCATGAAGAACGTCATCGACTACGCCCGCTACGCCAACAACGGCCAGCTGCAGGAAATCAACAACGTGGTGGACAAGGTGGGCAAGGACAACCTGGCCGGCATCGACGCGTTCGACATCAACGGCAAGTACTTCGCAGCACCGTACCGGCAGGACTTCTGGCTGCTGTACTACAACAAGGACCTGCTCAAGGCCGCCGGCGTAGAGAACCCGGCGAACCTGACCTGGGACGAGTACACGGCGCTGGCCAAGAAGCTCACCACTGAAACGGGCGGCAAAAAGGTCTACGGCACCTACCACCACATCTGGCGTTCGGTGGTGCAGGCCATAGCCGCCGCGCAGAACAGCGCCGACCAGAACTCCGGCGACTACAGCTTCTTCAAGGACCAGTACAACACCGCCCTGGACCTGCAGAAGAGCGGCGCCACGCTGGACTTCGGAACGGCCAAGAGCCAGAAGACCAGCTACCGCACCATGTTTGAAAGCGGCCAGGCAGCCATGATGCCCATGGGTACCTGGTACATCGCCGGCATTTTGCAGGCCAAGAAGGACGGAAAATCCAACGTTAACTGGGCCCTGGCACCCATGCCGCAGAAGAGCAGCGACGGCAAGGTCACCACGTTCGGCTCCCCCACGGCTTTCGCGGTGAACAAGAACGCCGCACACTCAGACGAGGCAAAGAAGTTCATCGAATGGGCGGCCGGTGAAGAGGGCGCCAAGGCAATCTCCAAGATCGGCGTTGTCCCTGCCCTGCAGAACGATGCCGTCAAGGACGCCTACTTCAAGCTGGACGGCATGCCCACCGACGACCTGTCCAAGAAGGCCTTCACCCCGGACCAGATTGCCCTGGAAATGCCGGTCAGCGACAAGTCCGCCGCTACCGACAAGGTCCTCAACCAGGAGCACGACCTCGTCATGGTGGGTGAGCGCTCCGTGGATGACGGGACCGCCGAGATGGGCAAGCGCGTCAAGAGCGAAGTCCTCGGTCAGTAA
- a CDS encoding DUF1003 domain-containing protein codes for MADIRVNWHRRHKEGLSAGERAADTLRNGMGSWPFVGAFLASMGAWALVNTFVLATNAWDPYPYILLNLFLSMLAGLQGAILLIAAKRQDAIASAMAQHDYETDVRAAAQIEMLMDINAEQLRLLQELRAIRDQS; via the coding sequence ATGGCAGACATCAGAGTTAACTGGCACCGGCGGCACAAGGAGGGCCTCAGTGCCGGTGAAAGGGCCGCGGATACCCTCCGGAACGGGATGGGCAGCTGGCCCTTCGTGGGCGCCTTCCTGGCATCCATGGGGGCCTGGGCACTGGTGAATACCTTCGTCCTGGCAACCAACGCTTGGGACCCCTATCCGTATATTCTCCTGAATCTTTTCCTGTCCATGCTGGCCGGCCTGCAGGGTGCAATTCTGCTGATCGCCGCCAAGCGCCAGGACGCCATCGCCTCTGCCATGGCGCAGCATGACTACGAAACAGATGTGCGCGCCGCGGCGCAGATAGAAATGCTCATGGACATCAATGCCGAGCAGTTACGACTGCTGCAGGAGTTGCGGGCTATCCGGGACCAGTCCTGA
- a CDS encoding AmiS/UreI family transporter → MPFICLLLSGAALLVNGLAILGQLPRRDAAVFSLVLGGTQLVLGVVHLAGAGTGVHALLTAAGMFLFGLTYVYAGLDVLMGLGSKGLGWFCGMVAFVGLLLAGAWLDSDPLLAVLWVCWSVLWGLLFGSSALGVVRLEPFAGWALVLASQVTATVPAFLGLAGVWPRSAWMAWLATALLAVLFVVARALALKPVSPSRAAPRES, encoded by the coding sequence ATGCCCTTCATTTGCCTCCTCCTCTCCGGCGCCGCGCTGCTGGTCAACGGGCTGGCGATACTCGGCCAACTCCCCCGCCGCGACGCAGCCGTTTTCAGCCTGGTGCTCGGCGGCACCCAACTGGTGCTCGGCGTCGTGCATCTTGCCGGGGCTGGCACCGGCGTCCACGCCCTTCTGACGGCTGCCGGCATGTTCCTGTTCGGGCTGACCTACGTTTATGCCGGGCTGGACGTCCTGATGGGGCTGGGCTCGAAGGGGCTGGGCTGGTTCTGCGGCATGGTGGCATTCGTTGGCCTGCTGCTGGCGGGTGCCTGGCTGGACAGCGATCCACTGCTTGCCGTGCTCTGGGTGTGCTGGTCCGTGCTGTGGGGCCTGTTGTTTGGTTCCTCAGCCCTCGGTGTGGTGCGGCTGGAACCGTTCGCGGGCTGGGCGCTGGTCCTGGCCAGCCAGGTGACCGCGACGGTGCCGGCCTTCCTTGGCCTGGCCGGCGTCTGGCCGCGCAGCGCCTGGATGGCATGGCTTGCCACGGCCCTGCTGGCCGTACTCTTCGTGGTGGCGCGCGCGCTGGCACTAAAGCCCGTCTCGCCGAGCAGGGCAGCCCCTAGGGAATCCTGA
- a CDS encoding ABC transporter ATP-binding protein encodes MHERPADHQVLELNDVSFRRDGREIISGISLSVKAGEHWALLGANGAGKSTLMGLCGAVNHPSSGTVSVLGERLGRVEMKALRQSIGHVNPRHQVLAPLTVRQVVLTGLTGSSELSPRWEPTHAESTKADALVEQFGLAHKAALRWPTLSQGERGRALIARALIASPELLLLDEPCTGLDIAAREQLLDTIDDLAYTHPQMASVLVTHHLEELPATTSHALLIAGGQAVAAGPASEVITSENISAAFGHPIDVEYRHQRWSARTGRSSRRGNRQYAEAVRIP; translated from the coding sequence ATGCACGAACGGCCGGCGGACCACCAGGTACTGGAACTCAACGATGTCTCGTTCCGACGGGACGGCCGGGAAATCATTAGCGGTATCTCCCTGAGCGTCAAGGCGGGAGAGCACTGGGCATTGCTCGGAGCGAACGGAGCCGGGAAGAGCACGCTCATGGGGCTGTGCGGAGCCGTCAACCACCCCAGCTCCGGGACCGTATCCGTCCTTGGTGAGCGCCTGGGGCGGGTGGAAATGAAGGCACTGCGCCAGTCAATAGGACACGTCAATCCGCGCCACCAGGTCCTGGCACCCCTCACGGTCCGCCAGGTTGTCCTCACCGGACTGACCGGGAGCAGCGAACTGTCCCCGCGGTGGGAGCCCACCCACGCCGAGTCCACCAAGGCCGACGCCCTGGTGGAGCAGTTCGGACTGGCCCACAAAGCCGCCCTGCGCTGGCCCACGCTCTCCCAAGGCGAGCGTGGGCGCGCGCTGATCGCCCGCGCCCTGATCGCCTCACCGGAGTTGCTCCTGCTCGACGAACCCTGCACGGGCCTCGACATCGCTGCCCGGGAGCAGTTGCTGGACACCATCGACGATCTCGCCTACACGCACCCGCAGATGGCGTCGGTCCTGGTCACCCACCACCTGGAGGAACTGCCTGCCACCACAAGCCATGCCCTGCTGATCGCCGGCGGACAGGCGGTGGCCGCCGGCCCCGCTTCCGAAGTCATCACCAGTGAGAACATCAGCGCAGCCTTCGGGCATCCCATCGACGTGGAGTACCGGCACCAGCGCTGGAGCGCCCGTACAGGCCGCAGCAGCAGGCGGGGCAACCGGCAGTACGCAGAAGCGGTCAGGATTCCCTAG
- a CDS encoding NAD-dependent epimerase/dehydratase family protein — MKVTIIGGSGHIGSYLVPRLVRAGHEVTNISRGTSKPYTDGPEWQQVHQVSADRQQAERDGTFGDRVAGLKPDAVVDLVCFTLESATSLVQRLRGEVGHLLHCGSIWRYGHSLKLPIREGSDSAAEPFGEYGVQKNRIALMLQEETARGGLVTTSLHPGHIVGPGWHPVGPLGNLDPAVWQTLSAGQPLRVPGSGAELMHHVHADDVAQAFEKAIAQREAAAGEDFNIVAPTALTVRGYADIAAAWFGHAAVLETVSWERFREDTSREYAESSWEHLYRSHCFSIEKAASVLGYAPRYEPEQAVFESIQWLIDHGRLHVARPLGVPAG; from the coding sequence ATGAAAGTCACCATCATCGGCGGCAGCGGCCACATCGGTTCGTACCTGGTCCCCCGGCTGGTGCGCGCCGGCCACGAGGTCACCAACATCAGCCGCGGCACCAGCAAGCCCTATACGGACGGGCCGGAATGGCAGCAGGTCCACCAGGTCAGCGCAGACCGCCAGCAGGCGGAGAGGGACGGAACGTTCGGTGACCGGGTTGCCGGCCTGAAGCCCGACGCTGTCGTAGACCTGGTCTGCTTCACCCTCGAATCGGCGACGTCGCTGGTTCAACGGCTTCGCGGCGAGGTGGGGCACCTGCTGCACTGCGGTTCCATCTGGCGTTACGGGCATAGCCTGAAGCTGCCCATCAGGGAAGGCTCTGATTCTGCCGCTGAACCCTTTGGCGAGTACGGCGTCCAGAAAAACCGGATCGCGTTGATGCTGCAGGAGGAGACGGCCCGCGGCGGCCTGGTCACAACGTCCCTGCACCCCGGCCACATCGTGGGCCCGGGATGGCACCCGGTCGGTCCGCTCGGAAACCTCGACCCCGCCGTCTGGCAGACACTTTCCGCCGGCCAGCCCCTCCGGGTCCCCGGCAGCGGCGCCGAGCTGATGCACCACGTGCACGCCGACGATGTTGCCCAGGCTTTCGAGAAGGCCATCGCGCAGCGTGAGGCGGCCGCCGGTGAGGACTTCAACATCGTCGCCCCCACCGCGTTGACCGTGCGCGGCTACGCGGACATCGCGGCGGCTTGGTTCGGGCATGCCGCGGTGCTGGAGACGGTCAGCTGGGAGCGGTTCCGTGAAGACACCTCCCGGGAGTACGCCGAGTCGAGCTGGGAGCACCTCTACCGCAGCCACTGCTTCAGCATCGAGAAGGCAGCCTCCGTTCTGGGCTACGCACCCAGGTATGAGCCGGAGCAGGCCGTCTTCGAATCCATCCAATGGCTGATCGACCACGGCCGGCTGCACGTCGCCCGCCCGCTGGGAGTTCCGGCAGGCTGA
- a CDS encoding cupin domain-containing protein — MPAVTVKDLATKSFNEPDEKRRPPKTQVDVVSIGGATLGRLTFEPGWRWSETVKTVVHTDSCQNNHLGFCTAGTLTVQLDDGTRKTIHAGDAYSIPAGHDAWVEDDETFVGFEVMSAAEYAKPD; from the coding sequence ATGCCCGCAGTAACCGTCAAGGATCTTGCCACCAAATCCTTCAATGAGCCGGATGAGAAACGCCGCCCGCCCAAGACCCAGGTTGATGTAGTCAGCATTGGCGGTGCCACCCTGGGCCGTTTGACCTTCGAGCCCGGCTGGCGCTGGTCAGAGACGGTCAAGACCGTTGTCCATACGGACAGCTGCCAGAACAACCACCTCGGCTTCTGCACCGCCGGCACCCTCACCGTTCAACTCGACGACGGAACCCGGAAGACCATCCATGCCGGCGACGCCTATTCCATTCCCGCCGGGCATGACGCCTGGGTGGAAGACGACGAGACGTTCGTTGGCTTTGAGGTCATGAGCGCGGCGGAGTACGCCAAGCCGGACTGA
- a CDS encoding hydroxyacid dehydrogenase: MPRKPKALLVMNRGTFADQFDSTRLERLAGLVDLGAEPWTESLERPDLTGRLADVEILLTSWGVPRLDAPTLARMPKLRAVFHCAGTVRSFVTPELWERGILVTNGADANAIPVAEFTFASIVLAGKKAHVLANDARTYREDWSYTTQRGELGNIGRVIGVIGFSRIGRRVVRLVQQLQDVRCLVSDPYADPDAVAAAGGQLVSLPDLLAASDIVTVHAPALPETRHMIGAAELRAMKDHATLINTARGSLVDTKALEAECASGRIQALLDVTDPEPLPADSVLYDLPNVELTPHIAGSLGTETRRMSDAALNDLERYLTGQQLAAQVVSADLSLSA; the protein is encoded by the coding sequence ATGCCGCGTAAACCCAAGGCCCTGCTGGTCATGAACCGTGGAACATTTGCAGACCAGTTCGATTCCACGCGACTTGAACGCTTGGCGGGCCTGGTGGACCTCGGCGCCGAGCCGTGGACCGAGTCCCTCGAACGGCCGGACCTCACGGGCCGCCTCGCCGACGTCGAAATCCTGCTCACAAGCTGGGGCGTACCCCGGCTGGACGCCCCCACGCTGGCACGCATGCCAAAGCTTCGCGCGGTGTTCCACTGCGCTGGAACCGTGCGCAGCTTTGTCACTCCTGAACTGTGGGAGCGGGGCATCCTGGTCACCAACGGTGCCGACGCCAACGCCATCCCGGTGGCGGAGTTCACCTTTGCCTCCATCGTGCTCGCCGGAAAGAAGGCCCACGTGCTGGCCAACGATGCCCGCACCTACCGGGAGGACTGGAGCTACACGACGCAGCGGGGTGAGTTGGGCAACATCGGCCGGGTCATCGGTGTCATCGGGTTCTCCCGCATTGGACGCCGGGTGGTGCGGCTGGTCCAGCAGCTGCAGGATGTCCGCTGCCTGGTGAGCGATCCCTATGCGGATCCTGATGCCGTGGCGGCGGCCGGCGGACAATTGGTGTCCCTTCCCGACCTGCTGGCCGCTTCAGACATTGTGACGGTGCATGCTCCTGCCCTCCCCGAGACCAGGCACATGATCGGTGCGGCCGAGCTGCGCGCCATGAAAGACCACGCAACCCTGATCAACACAGCCAGGGGATCCCTCGTGGATACGAAAGCCCTCGAAGCCGAGTGCGCCAGTGGGCGCATCCAGGCCCTGCTGGACGTAACCGATCCCGAACCGCTGCCCGCGGATTCGGTGCTGTACGACCTTCCCAACGTGGAGCTCACCCCACACATCGCAGGTTCTCTGGGCACCGAAACCCGCCGTATGTCCGACGCCGCCCTGAATGACCTGGAACGGTACCTCACCGGCCAGCAACTGGCGGCGCAAGTGGTGTCCGCGGACCTTTCGCTCAGCGCCTGA
- a CDS encoding carbohydrate ABC transporter permease: MTTETVPSKVAPVLSRGNRKQARRNTLIGWTFILPNFLGFLAFTLIPVLAAFALSFMEWTSFTAPKWVGLANFQRMFASDSFWVALRNTVVYAIGHVPLTMALALLLAMLLNRKLKGIGFFRVAIFFPYITSLVAVAVVWNMLFSPDNGPINQFLHAIGIANAPGWTSSSDWALPAVIITSVWRDMGYYMVLYLAGLQAIPSELYEAAEVDGASAWQRFWNVTIPSLRPTTFFVVVMLTVSSFKVFDLIVVMTNGGPGRSTTVLSQLIYQEGIGEGKFGYSSAISLVLFLIVLTVTVLQFKIQQRRER; encoded by the coding sequence ATGACTACTGAAACCGTTCCTTCAAAGGTTGCCCCGGTCCTCAGCCGGGGCAACCGGAAGCAGGCCAGGCGGAACACCCTGATCGGCTGGACGTTCATCCTGCCGAACTTCCTGGGATTCCTGGCCTTCACCCTCATTCCGGTGCTGGCAGCGTTTGCCCTCTCCTTCATGGAGTGGACCTCCTTCACCGCCCCCAAGTGGGTGGGACTGGCCAACTTCCAGCGGATGTTCGCCAGCGACTCCTTCTGGGTGGCACTGCGGAACACCGTGGTCTACGCCATCGGGCACGTTCCGCTCACCATGGCCCTGGCCCTCCTGCTGGCCATGCTGCTGAACCGCAAACTCAAAGGCATCGGCTTCTTCCGGGTGGCCATCTTCTTCCCGTACATCACGTCCCTGGTGGCAGTGGCCGTGGTCTGGAACATGCTCTTCAGCCCGGACAACGGCCCCATCAACCAGTTCCTGCATGCCATTGGCATCGCCAACGCCCCGGGCTGGACCTCCAGTTCGGACTGGGCCCTGCCGGCCGTCATCATCACCAGCGTCTGGCGCGACATGGGCTACTACATGGTCCTGTACCTTGCCGGCCTGCAGGCCATTCCCAGCGAGCTGTACGAGGCGGCAGAAGTGGACGGCGCCAGCGCCTGGCAGCGCTTCTGGAACGTCACCATCCCGTCCCTGCGGCCCACCACGTTCTTTGTGGTGGTCATGCTGACCGTCTCCAGTTTCAAGGTCTTCGACCTGATCGTGGTCATGACCAACGGCGGCCCGGGACGCTCCACCACGGTGCTGTCGCAGCTCATCTACCAGGAGGGCATCGGCGAAGGGAAGTTCGGCTACTCCTCGGCCATCTCCCTGGTGCTGTTCCTCATCGTGCTGACGGTCACCGTCCTGCAGTTCAAGATCCAACAGCGGAGGGAACGCTGA
- the gdhA gene encoding NADP-specific glutamate dehydrogenase, whose product MDARLEAIKDTVLARNPGEAEFHQAVVEVFESLGPVHDRHPEFLEAAILERLCEPERQIIFRVPWTDDSGRVQINRGFRVEFNSALGPYKGGLRFHPSVYLGIVKFLGFEQIFKNALTGMPIGGGKGGSDFDPRGRSDAEVMRFCQSFMTELYRHIGEYTDVPAGDIGVGGREIGYLFGQYKRITNRYESGVLTGKGISWGGSLVRPEATGFGTVIFTQEMLKTRGTSFDGQRVVVSGSGNVAINAIAKAQTLGATVVACSDSSGYVVDEAGIDVKLLREVKEVERGRLKDYAERRAGVSYVDGGSVWDVDATVALPCATQNELDGDAAARLVRNGLLAVGEGANMPSTREAVGVFQEASVLFGPGKAANAGGVATSALEMQQNASRDSWSFEHTEERLTEIMVGIHDRCAATADEYGDPGNYVLGANIGGFVKVADAMLAQGLI is encoded by the coding sequence ATGGACGCACGGCTCGAGGCCATCAAGGACACTGTCCTCGCACGTAACCCCGGTGAAGCGGAGTTCCACCAAGCAGTGGTTGAGGTGTTCGAAAGCCTTGGCCCCGTGCACGACAGGCATCCTGAATTCCTGGAGGCTGCCATCCTGGAGCGCCTCTGCGAACCCGAACGGCAAATCATCTTCCGTGTGCCGTGGACCGACGACTCCGGCCGCGTCCAGATCAACCGCGGCTTCCGGGTGGAGTTCAACTCTGCGCTGGGCCCCTATAAGGGCGGCCTGCGCTTCCACCCCTCCGTGTATCTCGGCATCGTCAAGTTCCTCGGTTTCGAACAGATCTTCAAGAACGCCCTCACCGGTATGCCTATCGGCGGCGGCAAGGGCGGCTCGGACTTCGATCCCCGCGGCCGCAGCGACGCCGAAGTGATGCGTTTCTGCCAGTCCTTCATGACCGAGCTTTACCGCCACATCGGCGAGTACACGGACGTTCCGGCCGGCGATATAGGCGTGGGCGGCCGCGAGATCGGCTACCTCTTTGGCCAGTACAAGCGCATCACCAACCGCTACGAATCCGGCGTGCTCACCGGCAAGGGAATCTCCTGGGGCGGTTCCCTGGTCCGCCCCGAGGCAACCGGCTTCGGGACCGTCATCTTCACCCAGGAAATGCTGAAGACCCGCGGCACATCCTTCGACGGCCAGCGCGTGGTGGTGTCCGGCTCCGGAAACGTGGCCATCAACGCGATCGCCAAAGCGCAGACCCTCGGCGCCACCGTGGTGGCGTGCTCCGACTCGTCAGGTTACGTGGTGGATGAGGCGGGCATCGACGTCAAACTCCTCCGCGAGGTGAAGGAAGTGGAGCGCGGCCGCCTGAAGGACTATGCGGAACGCCGCGCGGGCGTCTCTTACGTGGACGGCGGGTCCGTGTGGGACGTGGACGCCACGGTGGCGCTGCCGTGCGCCACGCAGAACGAGCTCGACGGCGACGCTGCCGCCCGCCTGGTGCGCAACGGCCTGCTTGCCGTTGGCGAAGGGGCCAATATGCCGTCAACCCGCGAGGCGGTGGGCGTGTTCCAGGAGGCCTCGGTACTGTTCGGTCCGGGCAAGGCGGCCAACGCCGGCGGCGTGGCGACCTCGGCTCTGGAAATGCAGCAGAACGCAAGCCGTGATTCGTGGTCCTTCGAGCACACGGAAGAGCGGCTGACCGAGATCATGGTGGGCATCCACGACCGCTGCGCCGCCACCGCCGACGAGTACGGCGATCCCGGCAATTATGTGCTGGGAGCCAACATCGGAGGGTTCGTGAAGGTGGCCGACGCGATGCTGGCGCAGGGTTTGATCTAG
- a CDS encoding CsbD family protein — protein sequence MGLDDKIGNAAEKLGGKGKEAAGNASGDESLKAEGKTDQSKSDLKQAGEHVKDAFKKD from the coding sequence ATGGGTTTGGATGACAAGATCGGCAATGCCGCAGAGAAGCTTGGCGGCAAAGGCAAGGAAGCTGCCGGAAACGCTAGTGGCGACGAAAGCCTGAAGGCCGAAGGCAAGACTGACCAGTCCAAGTCGGACCTGAAGCAGGCCGGCGAGCACGTCAAGGACGCCTTCAAGAAGGATTAG